The following are encoded together in the Zetaproteobacteria bacterium genome:
- a CDS encoding serine hydroxymethyltransferase codes for MNDRQHFFTGRLDDTEVAAAIARELSRQQQTLELIASENIVSQAVLQTQGSVLTNKYAEGYPGRRYYGGCAHVDTVERLARERASALFGVRHANVQPHSGSQANMAVYMALLQPGDTIMGMDLSHGGHLTHGSPVNFSGRLYNVVAYGVREEDERIDYDAMERLAREHRPKIIVGGASAYEREIDFARMRAIADEVGAWLVVDMAHYAGLIAAGLYPSPAGHAHVLTTTTHKTLRGPRGGMILTDDDDLAKRIDARIFPGIQGGPLMHVIAAKAVAFGEALQPSFREDQRRVIANARALASTLAEGGLRIVTGGTDCHMFRVDLRPQGLTGKAAEAALERAGITVNKNTIPFDPESPFVTSGIRIGTAAITTRGMGTKEAETIGAMILRVLRAPEDEAVCAAVAEEVRALTDRFPIYS; via the coding sequence ATGAACGACCGGCAACACTTCTTCACGGGAAGGCTGGACGACACCGAGGTGGCGGCGGCGATCGCGCGCGAGCTGTCACGCCAGCAACAGACCCTGGAGCTGATCGCCAGCGAGAACATCGTCTCGCAAGCGGTGCTGCAGACACAGGGCTCGGTGCTGACCAACAAGTACGCCGAGGGCTACCCCGGTCGGCGCTACTACGGCGGCTGCGCGCATGTCGACACCGTCGAGCGTCTGGCCCGGGAGCGGGCATCCGCCCTCTTCGGCGTCCGGCACGCCAATGTCCAGCCCCACTCCGGCTCCCAGGCCAACATGGCGGTCTACATGGCCCTGCTCCAGCCGGGCGACACCATCATGGGGATGGACCTCTCCCACGGCGGCCACCTGACCCACGGCTCGCCGGTCAACTTCTCCGGCCGCCTGTACAACGTGGTGGCCTACGGCGTGCGCGAGGAGGATGAGCGCATCGACTACGACGCCATGGAGCGTCTGGCCCGGGAGCATCGACCGAAGATCATCGTCGGCGGCGCCTCCGCCTACGAGCGCGAGATCGACTTCGCCCGCATGCGGGCCATCGCCGACGAGGTCGGCGCCTGGCTGGTGGTCGACATGGCCCACTACGCCGGCCTGATCGCCGCCGGCCTCTACCCCTCCCCGGCGGGACATGCCCATGTCCTCACCACCACCACCCACAAGACGCTGCGCGGGCCGCGTGGCGGCATGATCCTCACCGACGACGACGATCTGGCCAAAAGGATCGACGCGCGCATCTTCCCCGGCATCCAGGGGGGGCCGCTGATGCATGTCATCGCCGCCAAGGCGGTCGCCTTCGGCGAGGCGCTGCAGCCCTCCTTCCGGGAGGATCAGCGGCGGGTGATCGCCAACGCGCGCGCGCTGGCCTCCACCCTGGCCGAGGGGGGGCTGCGCATCGTCACCGGCGGGACCGACTGCCACATGTTCCGGGTCGATCTGCGGCCGCAGGGGCTGACCGGCAAGGCGGCCGAGGCGGCGCTGGAGCGGGCTGGAATCACCGTCAACAAGAACACCATCCCCTTCGATCCCGAGTCGCCGTTTGTCACCAGCGGCATCCGCATCGGCACGGCGGCGATCACCACCCGCGGCATGGGAACGAAGGAGGCGGAAACGATCGGGGCGATGATCCTGCGCGTCCTGCGGGCACCAGAGGATGAGGCGGTATGTGCGGCCGTCGCCGAGGAGGTACGTGCGCTGACCGACCGCTTTCCGATCTATTCCTGA
- a CDS encoding sulfite reductase, with protein MEFRFHDSSDIDTFEAGLRAFRSGAMSEERFTAFRLQMGIYGQRQEGVQMVRIKLPGGCLTPEQLDVIGDCVADYAGRMPSDGSLSTPPAKLAHVTTRQDIQTHFVALDDVPAFLRRLDAVGLTTREACGNTVRNVSACFLAGRCPAEHCDASIPARRFAEFYLRHPLTQQFPRKFKVNFSGCPRDCGLGGMHDIGFIAMERDGAHGFQVWAGGGLSTQPMGAVLLEDFIPAGEMLLVGEALMRIHFRYSDRKRRARARMKYVVQKLGRDGFVEEYRRQRAVVEKIHAGDDALEEAGWRTPTGDLPEDGSGVVVQHDGRRTLMIHLFRGDMSPAQCHAVADAARAAGSGALRTTAEQGIMICDVEPERVDGAQAILRRAGLDCTGARTITDVVACPGTESCRLGITASRAFAEAIRPQLEPFARDPALARLAVKASGCQHSCGRHHVADLGFHGLAKKIDGRAVPHYQLHIGGSGRAGEPLAFAADPVPARRAPEAGAALLAAYRDERREGESIHDWAARIGADGIRAILAPFAGRPGEEVEGLVYDWSENEAFNTRGNKKGECAGAVLSMTDALVSEAQYELRIARAHLDAMFWTEAFAALRRSAISTARAFLVPFGEAPEEDGVVFPLLVERAREDEAVLQGLQAVQRAWMEVDPLDPAAGTCRLRDALSDWLALAERRFAPVPEETTVPKETTEGQKARPTAVPAREDGAAPADGPDTDEGEPPLLDLTGVACPMNFVKTKIRLTSMPLGSRLQVILDDGAPIENVPLSLAEQGQEVESKERISERQWKIVVRKAAEF; from the coding sequence ATGGAGTTCCGTTTCCACGATTCCAGTGACATCGACACCTTCGAGGCGGGGTTGCGCGCCTTCCGCTCGGGGGCGATGTCCGAGGAGCGCTTCACCGCCTTCCGGCTGCAGATGGGGATCTACGGCCAGCGGCAGGAAGGGGTGCAGATGGTGCGCATCAAGCTCCCCGGCGGCTGCCTGACACCGGAGCAGCTCGACGTGATCGGCGACTGCGTGGCCGACTACGCCGGGCGCATGCCCTCCGACGGCAGCCTGAGCACGCCGCCGGCGAAGCTGGCCCATGTCACCACCCGTCAGGATATCCAGACCCACTTCGTCGCGCTCGACGACGTCCCCGCCTTCCTGCGCCGGCTCGACGCCGTCGGACTGACCACCCGCGAGGCGTGCGGCAACACGGTGCGGAACGTCTCGGCCTGTTTCCTCGCCGGCCGCTGCCCTGCGGAGCACTGCGACGCCTCCATTCCGGCACGCCGTTTCGCCGAGTTCTACCTGCGCCATCCGCTGACCCAACAGTTCCCGCGCAAGTTCAAGGTCAACTTCTCCGGCTGCCCCCGCGACTGCGGGTTGGGCGGCATGCACGACATCGGCTTCATCGCCATGGAGCGTGACGGTGCGCACGGATTCCAGGTCTGGGCCGGGGGCGGCCTCTCCACCCAGCCGATGGGGGCGGTGCTGCTGGAGGATTTTATTCCGGCCGGGGAGATGCTGCTGGTCGGCGAGGCGTTGATGCGGATCCACTTCCGCTACTCCGACCGCAAGCGGCGGGCGCGCGCCCGGATGAAGTATGTGGTGCAGAAGCTGGGCCGAGACGGCTTCGTCGAGGAGTACCGCCGGCAGCGGGCGGTGGTGGAGAAGATCCACGCCGGCGACGACGCGCTGGAAGAGGCGGGCTGGCGCACACCGACGGGCGACCTGCCGGAGGACGGCTCCGGCGTGGTCGTCCAGCACGACGGCAGGCGCACCCTGATGATCCACCTCTTCCGCGGCGACATGAGCCCGGCGCAGTGTCACGCGGTGGCCGATGCCGCCCGGGCGGCGGGAAGCGGAGCGCTGCGCACCACCGCCGAACAGGGGATCATGATCTGCGACGTGGAGCCCGAGCGGGTCGACGGTGCGCAGGCCATCCTGCGTCGGGCGGGGCTCGACTGTACCGGTGCTCGTACTATCACCGATGTCGTCGCCTGCCCTGGCACCGAGAGCTGCCGCCTGGGAATCACCGCCAGCCGCGCCTTCGCCGAAGCGATCCGACCGCAGCTGGAGCCGTTCGCCCGCGATCCCGCACTGGCCCGGCTCGCCGTCAAGGCGAGCGGCTGCCAGCACTCCTGCGGCCGCCACCATGTCGCCGACCTCGGCTTCCACGGGTTGGCCAAAAAGATCGACGGCCGCGCCGTCCCCCACTACCAGCTCCACATCGGTGGATCGGGTCGGGCGGGGGAGCCGCTGGCCTTCGCCGCCGATCCGGTGCCGGCCCGGCGCGCGCCGGAGGCGGGGGCGGCGCTGCTTGCCGCCTACCGCGACGAACGCCGGGAGGGGGAGTCGATCCACGACTGGGCCGCACGCATCGGCGCCGACGGGATCCGGGCCATCCTTGCCCCCTTCGCCGGCCGCCCGGGCGAGGAGGTCGAAGGGCTGGTCTACGACTGGAGCGAGAACGAGGCATTCAACACCAGGGGCAACAAGAAGGGGGAGTGCGCCGGTGCCGTGCTGTCGATGACCGACGCCCTCGTCTCCGAGGCGCAGTACGAGCTGCGGATCGCCCGGGCCCACCTCGACGCCATGTTCTGGACCGAGGCCTTCGCCGCGTTGCGCCGCTCGGCCATCTCCACCGCGCGCGCCTTCCTCGTCCCCTTCGGTGAGGCGCCGGAGGAGGACGGCGTGGTCTTCCCGTTGCTGGTCGAGCGGGCGCGGGAGGACGAGGCGGTGCTTCAGGGGCTGCAGGCGGTGCAACGGGCGTGGATGGAGGTCGATCCGTTGGATCCGGCGGCCGGAACGTGCAGGCTGCGCGACGCCCTGAGCGACTGGCTGGCGCTGGCGGAGCGCCGCTTCGCCCCGGTGCCGGAAGAGACGACGGTTCCGAAGGAGACGACAGAAGGGCAGAAGGCCCGACCGACGGCTGTACCGGCGCGCGAGGATGGCGCCGCCCCTGCCGACGGCCCCGACACCGACGAGGGGGAGCCTCCGCTGCTCGACCTGACCGGCGTCGCCTGCCCGATGAACTTCGTCAAGACCAAGATCCGCCTCACCTCCATGCCGCTGGGCAGTCGGTTGCAGGTGATCCTCGACGACGGTGCGCCGATCGAGAACGTGCCG